The segment TTGGATCCCAGCCTTCCCATTGGATCCCAGCCTTCCATTGGATCCCAGCCCCCATTGGATCCAGCCCACCATTGGATCCCAGCCCTCCATTGGATCCCAGCCACCATTGGATCCCAGCCCACCATTGGATCCCAAGCCCATTGGATGGCGGAACATTGTTTCAAAACCAGCACGTCTAGAAAAACTCACCACTGCCGTGACTGTGGTGAAATGTTTGCTCTGAAAGCTGACCTGAAGAGTCATGTGACTCTCTACTTCTGCAGAAAACCGATACAACTCCACCTGTAAGCTGAAGGCCCATGTCCGCTTCTGTCAAAGTGGAAACTCTGCACCTTTCTATTATGGCAAGACTTTCAAACTCAAAGGAGATCTGATCCAAGCACATGAggattcacacaggggagaaataattTAGTGTGGTCACTGTGGGATAAGCTTTGCTTTGCAAGCAACATAACAATGCACATggtgactcacacaggagagaaaccatttagctgtggtgaGGCTTCTGCGGGAAGAGTTTTAGTCAAAAGGACCCTAACCTCGCATATACGGActcatacaggagagaaaccattaaGTGTGTGATGTGGGAAATGTTTCTTATAAACGACCTATCTTTACATATggtgactcacacaggagagaaatcatgACTGTGGGAAATGTTTTCAGTTATAAACGGACCTTATCTTTACATATgctgactcacacaggagagaaatcatgACTGTGGGAAATGTTTCAGTTATAAACGGACCTTATCTTTACATATgctgactcacacaggagagaaaccatgaCTGTGGGAAAGTTTTAATCAGAAGGGGAGCCTAGGGACCATAAACTGATTCTGTGACATCTATTTCTCCCTCCAGACAGATGTAAAGTAACTAgaccagagagtagcagagagcaCTGTGGAGAGAAACAGCAGGTTACCAATAGAATAGATCAGAGACCAGAGAAACTTTAATCCTGAAGCATGGAGAGCAGGTCCCTAGGAGAGGTATCATCGTATTGTCCTCCACCAACCAATAGATGTGAGTCTATGAGCGTGTACTCAGTCTCTCAACACTCTCCGGGGCTTTTTAGAGGAAAATACTGCCTTTTCAGGTCATGTCACAAGTCTGACAGTGGCACTGCTAATGAACTCAGTGCTGACATTTCTCCTTTCTCCCCACTAGATGGCTCTGTTGGACATGTTACCCATtacttaacacacacactgtattacaGCTAAACAGGACCAGACATGACTGACCATAAGGGGATGTCATCGAATAGATGTTGTGTACTGCGGGGTCAAGGGTGACTGTAAAATTATTTGGTTGTCAACACCAGGAGTGTCAAAGTACAAACATGTATGTTATCCAGATTTATCCCAATGTGAAGGAGTATACATTAATACAATAGAAAGAGGTGTAGATGAGGTATCTGCTTAAATGTTCCCAGAAAGAGGACTTATTTCATTCTATACATACAGGCTTCTAGACTAATGCATGTTGAGTAAATAAACTAAACACATGTTTGCTCCTCAGTGTCCCTCTGATTAAGAGGTGTCTGCATCACATCCTACTGCAGCAAAAGGACATCTTAAGGGGTTGATGTATAACTATAAATGTTGTTTTAAGTTCTGAATCTAGAAAGACATGCCAAAATGCCCGCCGTCCGGTAATTCGATCATGATTACTAAGTTTAGATAGCTAAGCCGTTAAACTAATTTACCAGtctaaaaaatgttagctgacataagataattgagtgactgtcagtggcTGATATATCaagagagaaactgctgatgcacaactacATTTCAatattgcaccttgtgtattttaCTACATTACATTAGATATTATAACGCCCAACAATTAGTGGAGACCCCAACTgaattttttttaatgatttaaCTGCTTACGGAAATTGATCTGAGGGCCTTCAAAAGGCTGGGTCACCAGTTAACCATCCCTGATATAGTactattaaataaaacaaaacgTTTGGAGATTTGTATTACATATTTGAATAATCTAATGTTAGAATGACACAATCAAGGACTTTAAACAGTTGTTGGACAATAAATGTAAACATGAACTTCCTTTTATGGGGTTAGATGGAGTTGACAATAAATCCACTTAGTTGCATTTTCAGAAAACATcctaattttttaaatgtatatctgGTTCATCAAAATGTATATTTCAAATGTTGTTTATATGAAGAAAAATATTTGTGTGAAAAAGGTGGAGTTTGTCCCGTCTTTCAAGAATCCCTGAGCTACAGCATCTATTCCCAGTATCATTGGTCTGTAGCCTGTAGTAAAACCCGATCACCATGGGGGCGCTGTGATTTGTTTCTGGTCTCGTTTCCCGCTGacaaaaacagaacaaaacaatACGGAAGTAAAACGGTAGGGAGAGTTTGTTTGGGTTTGTTTGTCCTCGTCCGCGAAAACATACATGCTGAATACCCAACTTTCAGTCGACTAAAACATGTCTAAACTCCAGTCGTTTCGTGTGTTTTTAAATGAGCGTTTAACGGCGGCAGCTGTGGAGATTTTCGGGGCAGTTGAAGAAACGGTAGCGGAGTACCACGAGGAGAATGATCGGTTACGGAGACTGCTGCGGATCACACCGGAGATAAAACTATGTAGGATAGGTTCGTATGTAGATCTTCAGATGGctacgctgaacaaaaatataaatacatttaacaaTTTCTAAcattttactaagttacagttaACATAAGGAAttaatcaattgaaataaattcattgtgccctaatctatggatttcacattaacGGGAATGCAGATatccatctgttggtcacatatatcTTAAAAAGgtaggggggggggttgatcAGAAAATCTGTTCAGATCTGGTGTCACCACAATTTTATTTGTaactgtagcgaggctatatacaggggtaccggtacagagtcagtgtggggggcacatgttagtcgaggtaattgaggtaatatgtacatgtagatagagttaaagtgagtatgcatagatatcatggtccaaacacactaaaacagttgtgaagagggcacgacaaagcctattccacctcaggagactgaacatATTTTGTAattgtcctcagatcctcaaaaggttctacagctggaccatcgagagcatcctgactggttgcattactgcctggtatggcaactgcttcggggccaagcttcctgccatccaggacctctataccagacggtgtcagaggaaggccctaaaaattgtcagacttcagccaccctagtcatagactgttctgtctgttaatgcacagcaagcggtactggagtaccaaatctaggtccaaaaggcttcctAACAGCTTTTACTCCCAACCCATGgatttgttggggcggtatgcaaattggtgtgggtctagggtttggtgttgatgtgagccatgaccagctatATAAACCACGCCCCTCTGCAAACACGACTTCTCCGATGTTTGTGACAATGCAGTACTTATTTAAAGAGAAGAGAATATTATGTTAGCACACATTAAAATTAAGTGATGTCACCTTGTCCCCTTAATAATGAgtccaagtgtttgacatgggggaggggaccagtaactttatgatcaaactttatcaatgtagaagcaacagtCATTTTCACACTTTGGTCATCATACTTTAATCTGGTTTCCTTCAAATATCATCCAATTTCATGAAACACATACTTCTGACTGCTCATGGCCTTTAACTATCCACGTGCTCTGGCAGAGTTCCTGGTCACATGCTGTTTTCAATTAGAGAAATTGGTTCTTGAGTTCAGTTCTGCTTTAAGAAGATGCATTTTAGAAATAGGTGGGTTTATgactgtggctgtgccagctagtgacgaCTGTCTAAAGGCTCTATAGATAACCTTTGCTCCTCGCTCCTTTCCTCCAGACTCCctgcagctctctgtctctgaggaggAGGTTCTCCctgagcagcagcactgtgagcAGGAGTGGAGCCCCAGTCTGGGGCAGGAGAACCCAGAGCTTCcacagattaaagaggaacaggaggaactcAGGACCAGTCAGGAGGAAGACCAGCTTCAAGGGCTGGAGGCTGATTTCAAAATCACTCCTTCCTGTGTGAAAAGTGAATGTGACCAGGAGGACCCATTTCAGTCCTTCACTTCTCCCCAAACCCAGActgtggagaacagagagagtgatcCTAAACAAGTGGTTCTCACACCTTTTGTTACTGTGACCCACCTTAAGGGTCTCAACATTCCCTGTGACCCTCCAGATAATCAAAACAATGCCTCCAGCCACAGCTCCACCTTAAGCAGCGACCCAGCGGCACTTGACAGCAGCCCATCGTTGGATCCCAGCCCATCGATGGCGGAACATTCTTCCAGCACGTCTAGAAAAACTCACCACTGCTGTGAATGTGGTGAAAACTTTGCTCTGAAAGCTGACCTGCAGAGGCATATGACTCTCTACAAGAAGAGACTCCGTGAATGCAGTTTCTGCAGAAAACGCTGCACCTCCACCTGTAAACTAAAGGCCCATATCCGCCTCTGTCACAGTGGGAGACCCTGCACCTGCCCTGTTTGTGCCAAGACCTTCAAACTCAAAGGATATCTGTCCAAGCACATGAGGATTCACACAGGAGTgggagagaaaccatttagctgtggagactgtgggaaaagctttaATTTGAAGGGGAACCTAAAGAACCATATGTTGACTCACACAGGAAATAAATCATTTAGCTGTGgagactgtgggaaaagcttcatTCATAAGTGGAACCTAAGGAGCCATATgctgactcacacaggagagaaaccatttagctgtggagactgtgggaaaagcttcaatcAGGAGGGGAACCTACGGATCCATAAACGGACTCACACAGGAGGGAAACCATTTAGCTGTGATAACTGTGGGAAAAGCTTTAATCAGAAGGGGTCCCTAAAGAAGCATAaactgactcacacaggagagaaaccatttagctgtggtgactgtgggaaaagcttcaatcAGAAGGGGAACCTAAGAAACCATAAActcactcacacaggagagaaaccatttagctgtaATGATTGCGGGAAAAGCTTCACTCAAAAGTCTAACTTACTGACGCATGTGAAAAAAATACACAAAGGAGGAAAACAGGATTAAAACTGAAAGAAAGAACATTATGACAAAGATCTATTTAGTCACAAGATGAACTTAAAAAGTCAGGATGTGGACGATTCTGAGTTACACGCTCAGACAAACATAGCTGGAATAAGTAAATGAAGTCTGAGAGAATGGTCAGATTAACTGATGACTAAAATATTAGTGCAGATGGCATTGTTTTGTTACGTGCATAGATGTATTATAGGTAATGAATGAGCAGGGAACTTCTGAAATTCTACAGATTTTGTGGCACAGCAGGAATACACACAAAccaaaaagtaaaataatggaattaaggaatatataaatattag is part of the Oncorhynchus kisutch isolate 150728-3 unplaced genomic scaffold, Okis_V2 scaffold2212, whole genome shotgun sequence genome and harbors:
- the LOC116369546 gene encoding gastrula zinc finger protein XlCGF57.1-like, producing MSKLQSFRVFLNERLTAAAVEIFGAVEETVAEYHEENDRLRRLLRITPEIKLCRIDSLQLSVSEEEVLPEQQHCEQEWSPSLGQENPELPQIKEEQEELRTSQEEDQLQGLEADFKITPSCVKSECDQEDPFQSFTSPQTQTVENRESDPKQVVLTPFVTVTHLKGLNIPCDPPDNQNNASSHSSTLSSDPAALDSSPSLDPSPSMAEHSSSTSRKTHHCCECGENFALKADLQRHMTLYKKRLRECSFCRKRCTSTCKLKAHIRLCHSGRPCTCPVCAKTFKLKGYLSKHMRIHTGVGEKPFSCGDCGKSFNLKGNLKNHMLTHTGNKSFSCGDCGKSFIHKWNLRSHMLTHTGEKPFSCGDCGKSFNQEGNLRIHKRTHTGGKPFSCDNCGKSFNQKGSLKKHKLTHTGEKPFSCGDCGKSFNQKGNLRNHKLTHTGEKPFSCNDCGKSFTQKSNLLTHVKKIHKGGKQD